A stretch of the Synechocystis sp. PCC 7338 genome encodes the following:
- a CDS encoding ATP-dependent Clp protease ATP-binding subunit, giving the protein MFERFTEKAIKVIMLAQEEARRLGHNFVGTEQILLGLIGEGTGVAAKVLKSMGVNLKDARIEVEKIIGRGSGFVAVEIPFTPRAKRVLELSLEEARQLGHNYIGTEHLLLGLIREGEGVAARVLENLGVDLSKVRTQVIRMLGETAEVAAGGGSSGRTKTPTLDEFGSNLTQMAGEGKLDPVVGRQKEIERVIQILGRRTKNNPVLIGEPGVGKTAIAEGLAQRIANKDIPDILEEKRVVTLDIGLLVAGTKYRGEFEERLKKIMDEIRQAGNIILVIDEVHTLIGAGAAEGAIDAANILKPALARGELQCIGATTLDEYRKHIERDAALERRFQPVMVGEPSVEETIEILYGLRERYEQHHKLKILDEALEAAAKLSDRYISDRFLPDKAIDLIDEAGSRVRLINSQLPPAAKELDKELRQILKEKDDAVRNQDFEQAGELKDREDEIKKQIRAIASSKKAEGDNGEPEVTSEEIAHIVASWTGVPVNKLTESESEKLLHMEDTLHQRLIGQEDAVKAVSRAIRRARVGLKNPNRPIASFIFSGPTGVGKTELTKALAAYFFGSEEAMIRLDMSEFMERHTVSKLIGSPPGYVGYNEGGQLTEAVRRRPYTVVLFDEIEKAHPDIFNMLLQILEDGRLTDAKGRTVDFKNTLLIMTSNIGSKVIEKGGGGLGFDFADDQAESQYNRIRSLVNEELKNYFRPEFLNRLDEIIVFRQLNKDEVKEISEILLRDVFARLVEKEISLQVTDKFKERIVEEGFNPAYGARPLRRAIMRLLEDVLAEEILSGRLKEGSQALVDIGEDNQVVVIPGETRELIAPGVE; this is encoded by the coding sequence ATGTTTGAACGCTTTACGGAAAAAGCCATTAAAGTAATCATGCTTGCTCAGGAGGAAGCTCGTCGCCTCGGACATAACTTCGTTGGCACGGAACAAATTCTGCTCGGCTTGATTGGCGAAGGGACTGGCGTCGCCGCCAAGGTTCTCAAATCCATGGGGGTTAATCTCAAAGATGCCCGCATTGAAGTAGAAAAAATTATCGGGCGGGGATCAGGCTTTGTGGCTGTGGAAATCCCCTTTACTCCCCGGGCCAAGCGAGTGCTAGAACTTTCCCTAGAGGAAGCAAGGCAACTGGGCCACAATTATATCGGCACCGAACACTTGCTGTTGGGTCTGATTCGAGAAGGGGAAGGGGTAGCTGCTCGGGTCTTGGAAAACCTTGGGGTTGATCTATCCAAAGTCCGCACCCAGGTGATTCGTATGTTGGGAGAAACCGCCGAGGTGGCCGCTGGAGGGGGATCCTCTGGCCGCACCAAAACCCCAACTCTAGACGAGTTTGGCTCTAATCTCACCCAGATGGCCGGGGAGGGTAAGTTAGACCCCGTGGTGGGCCGCCAGAAAGAAATTGAGCGGGTAATTCAAATCCTAGGACGCCGCACCAAAAATAACCCTGTCCTGATTGGGGAGCCAGGGGTAGGTAAAACGGCGATCGCCGAAGGTCTAGCCCAGCGCATTGCCAACAAAGATATTCCCGACATCCTCGAAGAAAAACGGGTCGTCACCCTGGACATTGGTCTGTTGGTGGCGGGCACCAAATACCGGGGGGAATTCGAGGAACGGCTGAAAAAAATCATGGATGAAATCCGCCAGGCCGGTAACATCATCCTGGTGATTGATGAAGTTCATACCCTGATCGGAGCCGGGGCCGCCGAAGGGGCGATCGATGCCGCTAATATTCTCAAACCCGCCCTAGCCCGGGGAGAATTGCAATGTATTGGGGCCACCACTCTCGATGAGTACCGTAAGCATATTGAACGGGATGCCGCCCTGGAACGTCGTTTTCAGCCGGTGATGGTGGGGGAACCCTCCGTGGAAGAAACCATCGAGATTCTTTACGGTCTGCGGGAACGCTACGAGCAGCACCACAAACTGAAAATTTTAGACGAAGCCCTAGAAGCGGCCGCCAAACTTTCCGACCGCTACATCTCCGACCGCTTCCTGCCTGATAAGGCGATCGACCTCATTGACGAAGCTGGTTCCCGGGTGCGGTTGATTAATTCCCAATTGCCCCCTGCGGCAAAGGAATTGGATAAGGAATTGCGGCAAATTCTGAAAGAAAAAGATGATGCTGTCCGCAATCAGGACTTCGAGCAAGCTGGGGAACTCAAGGACCGGGAAGACGAAATTAAAAAACAAATCCGGGCGATCGCCTCTTCCAAAAAAGCGGAAGGGGATAACGGCGAACCGGAAGTAACTTCCGAAGAAATTGCCCACATTGTCGCCTCCTGGACAGGGGTGCCGGTGAACAAGCTAACGGAATCGGAGTCGGAAAAACTGTTGCACATGGAAGATACCCTCCATCAACGGTTAATTGGCCAAGAAGATGCGGTTAAAGCCGTTTCCCGCGCCATCCGTCGAGCTAGGGTCGGACTGAAAAATCCCAACCGTCCCATTGCGAGCTTCATCTTCTCCGGTCCCACTGGGGTTGGTAAAACGGAGCTGACCAAAGCCCTAGCGGCCTACTTCTTCGGTTCCGAAGAAGCCATGATCCGCTTGGATATGTCCGAATTTATGGAACGCCACACCGTTTCTAAATTGATTGGTTCTCCTCCGGGTTATGTGGGCTACAACGAAGGTGGTCAGTTAACGGAAGCGGTACGCCGTCGCCCCTACACGGTGGTGCTCTTCGACGAAATTGAAAAAGCCCACCCGGACATCTTCAATATGCTCCTGCAAATTTTGGAAGATGGTCGCCTTACCGATGCCAAAGGTCGCACAGTGGACTTCAAAAACACCCTGTTGATCATGACCTCCAACATTGGTTCCAAGGTGATTGAAAAAGGTGGCGGTGGTTTAGGCTTTGATTTTGCCGACGACCAAGCCGAGTCCCAATACAATCGCATTCGCTCCTTGGTGAATGAAGAGTTGAAAAACTACTTCCGTCCTGAGTTCCTGAATCGTTTGGATGAGATTATCGTCTTCCGTCAATTGAACAAGGACGAAGTCAAGGAAATTTCCGAAATCCTCCTGCGGGATGTGTTTGCCCGGTTGGTGGAAAAAGAAATTTCTTTGCAAGTCACCGACAAGTTCAAAGAACGCATTGTGGAAGAAGGGTTCAACCCTGCCTACGGTGCCCGTCCCCTGCGCCGGGCCATTATGCGCCTGCTGGAAGACGTGTTAGCGGAAGAAATTCTTTCGGGCCGCCTCAAGGAAGGTAGTCAAGCCCTGGTGGACATTGGCGAAGACAACCAAGTGGTGGTCATCCCCGGTGAAACAAGGGAATTGATTGCCCCCGGTGTGGAATAG
- the dxr gene encoding 1-deoxy-D-xylulose-5-phosphate reductoisomerase: MKRISILGSTGSIGTQTLDIVTHHPDAFQVVGLAAGGNVALLAQQVAEFRPEIVAIRREEKLADLKTAIASLTNYEPEYVVGEAGVVEVARYGDAESVVTGIVGCAGLLPTMAAIEAGKDIALANKETLIAGAPVVLPLVEKMGVKLLPADSEHSAIFQCLQGVPEGGLRRIILTASGGAFRDLPVERLPFVTVQDALKHPNWAMGQKITIDSATLMNKGLEVIEAHYLFGLDYDHIDIVIHPQSIIHSLIEVQDTSVLAQLGWPDMRLPLLYALSWPERIYTDWEQLDLVKAGSLSFREPDHDKYPCMMLAYAAGRAGGAMPAVLNAANEQAVALFLQEKISFLDIPRLIEKTCDLYVGQNTASPDLEKILAADQWARRTVLESSACVAT; this comes from the coding sequence GTGAAACGCATTTCTATCCTTGGCTCTACGGGGTCCATTGGCACCCAAACTCTGGACATTGTTACCCATCACCCCGACGCTTTTCAGGTGGTAGGCTTAGCGGCCGGAGGCAATGTGGCACTCCTGGCCCAACAGGTGGCGGAGTTTCGCCCAGAAATAGTTGCTATTCGCCGGGAAGAAAAGTTAGCGGATCTAAAAACGGCGATCGCCAGTTTGACCAATTACGAGCCGGAATATGTGGTGGGGGAAGCGGGGGTAGTGGAAGTAGCCCGCTATGGCGATGCAGAAAGCGTGGTCACAGGCATTGTTGGTTGTGCGGGATTATTGCCTACCATGGCGGCCATTGAGGCAGGGAAAGATATTGCTTTAGCCAATAAAGAAACTTTGATTGCGGGGGCTCCAGTGGTATTGCCCCTGGTGGAAAAAATGGGGGTGAAACTATTACCAGCAGATTCCGAGCATTCGGCTATTTTTCAATGTTTGCAGGGGGTTCCGGAGGGCGGACTGAGGCGGATTATTCTCACCGCTTCCGGGGGCGCATTCCGGGACTTGCCGGTGGAGCGTTTACCCTTTGTGACCGTACAGGATGCCCTCAAACACCCGAATTGGGCCATGGGACAAAAAATCACCATTGATTCCGCTACTCTCATGAATAAGGGTTTGGAGGTGATTGAAGCCCATTATTTGTTTGGCTTGGATTACGACCACATTGATATTGTTATCCATCCCCAGAGCATCATCCATTCCTTAATTGAGGTGCAAGATACTTCTGTCTTGGCTCAGTTGGGTTGGCCCGATATGCGTCTACCTCTCCTCTACGCCCTATCCTGGCCAGAAAGGATTTACACTGACTGGGAGCAGTTAGATTTAGTAAAAGCTGGCAGTTTAAGTTTTCGGGAACCGGATCACGACAAATATCCCTGCATGATGTTAGCCTATGCGGCCGGCAGGGCCGGGGGCGCCATGCCAGCGGTGTTAAATGCGGCCAATGAACAAGCCGTAGCTTTATTTTTGCAAGAAAAAATCAGCTTTTTGGATATTCCTCGTCTGATTGAAAAGACCTGTGACCTCTACGTTGGTCAAAATACAGCTAGTCCTGATCTAGAAAAAATTTTGGCGGCAGATCAGTGGGCCCGGCGGACGGTGTTGGAAAGTAGCGCCTGTGTGGCCACTTAG
- a CDS encoding GNAT family N-acetyltransferase produces MSYLIRPMEIGDRPLVTRWAQQEGFCPGIGDLGIFCDTDNGGVWVGEWEGTAVGCIAGIRYDEHYGFIGLFLVQPEYRGRGFGVALWQTAIAHLENVSCVGLEAALARVEDYQKWGFRPAYYTRRYRLPPADRQSCVRPSFAPDLPPGYQLMAGDKLTEARVQNYDARHEATSRPLFLHEWLGRPEGKVMVILDDQGDCCGYGRIRPCLLPNDEDGFPQGWRLGPLMADSTALAGALLDVLLGDRQGPVFIDVPEVNQDAIYLLEERGFELTLLNLRMYKGNPPQLPLEDIYGLACLELG; encoded by the coding sequence ATGAGTTACCTAATTCGTCCCATGGAAATTGGCGATCGCCCGTTGGTAACCCGTTGGGCCCAGCAAGAAGGCTTTTGTCCAGGCATAGGGGATCTGGGAATTTTTTGCGACACTGATAACGGCGGCGTTTGGGTGGGGGAATGGGAAGGTACAGCAGTGGGTTGCATTGCGGGCATTCGCTATGACGAACACTATGGTTTTATTGGTTTATTTCTCGTCCAACCAGAGTATCGAGGGCGGGGTTTTGGGGTTGCTCTCTGGCAAACGGCGATCGCCCATTTAGAAAATGTCAGTTGTGTTGGTTTGGAAGCGGCCCTAGCAAGGGTGGAAGATTATCAAAAATGGGGTTTTCGCCCCGCCTACTACACCCGTCGTTATCGTTTGCCCCCCGCAGATCGCCAGTCCTGTGTACGGCCAAGTTTTGCTCCCGATTTGCCCCCCGGTTATCAACTGATGGCTGGGGATAAATTAACGGAAGCCAGAGTGCAAAACTATGATGCTCGCCACGAAGCTACCTCCCGTCCCCTGTTTTTACACGAATGGTTGGGACGGCCGGAGGGAAAGGTGATGGTTATTTTGGACGATCAGGGGGATTGTTGTGGTTACGGCCGCATTCGTCCCTGCCTATTGCCCAACGATGAAGATGGTTTTCCCCAGGGTTGGCGTTTGGGGCCCCTGATGGCGGACAGCACTGCTTTAGCTGGGGCTTTGCTAGATGTGTTACTTGGCGATCGCCAGGGGCCAGTTTTTATTGATGTGCCAGAAGTGAATCAAGATGCCATTTATCTGTTGGAAGAACGGGGCTTTGAACTGACTTTGTTAAATCTACGCATGTATAAGGGCAATCCCCCCCAACTTCCTTTGGAGGACATCTACGGCCTGGCCTGTTTGGAACTGGGCTAA
- a CDS encoding DUF1190 domain-containing protein, protein MIPSLLPDPAIAMDPNHFSGNISRPIYRKQVRQYLAMVAVLAMVSTSCKGNNPKTNQGSGAGNNEKIEALYYTSVAECKTDTTNQAQEYQVLVEAHKAGKLPNAPSPPPIRPEECEAQMKAAQAEHQRNAPVYGSRADCQADGITCEPTPSGYHTSGYRPVFGGAYFYPYGNSYTYIYSGGVQRRVLQPSIVYRGTNPDQLITPNGVTVPRTTTGKVSTSKAVTAPAPPRPAGTAAKGTISGRSSNKGFGSTFKGTGRGGK, encoded by the coding sequence ATGATTCCATCATTACTGCCCGACCCGGCGATCGCCATGGACCCCAATCATTTCTCCGGCAACATTTCTCGGCCCATTTACCGCAAACAGGTAAGGCAATATCTCGCCATGGTGGCGGTGTTGGCCATGGTTAGCACCAGTTGCAAAGGCAATAATCCCAAAACTAACCAGGGTAGTGGAGCCGGCAATAACGAGAAAATTGAAGCCCTTTATTACACCAGTGTGGCGGAATGTAAAACAGACACCACCAATCAGGCCCAGGAGTATCAGGTTTTGGTAGAGGCCCACAAAGCCGGCAAATTACCCAATGCCCCAAGTCCGCCCCCAATTCGCCCGGAGGAATGTGAGGCCCAAATGAAGGCGGCCCAGGCGGAACATCAACGCAATGCACCAGTCTATGGCAGTCGAGCCGATTGTCAAGCCGATGGGATAACTTGTGAACCAACCCCCAGTGGCTACCACACCAGTGGTTACCGTCCAGTCTTTGGGGGGGCCTATTTTTATCCCTACGGCAACAGTTACACCTACATTTATTCCGGCGGTGTGCAGCGACGGGTATTGCAACCGTCCATCGTTTATCGGGGGACGAATCCAGACCAGTTGATCACCCCCAATGGGGTCACTGTACCCCGCACCACCACAGGCAAAGTTTCCACCTCCAAGGCGGTCACTGCCCCCGCTCCCCCCCGACCTGCGGGTACCGCTGCCAAGGGCACCATTTCTGGGCGCAGTAGTAATAAGGGTTTCGGTTCCACCTTTAAGGGCACTGGCCGGGGAGGCAAATAA
- the sbcD gene encoding exonuclease subunit SbcD — MLKVLHLSDIHLGSGFSHGHINPATGLNTRLEDFIQSLRLCIDRAIQEPADVVLFGGDAFPDATPPPYVQEAFAAEFRRLADAHIPTVLLVGNHDQHSQGSGGASLCIYRTLAVPGFIVGDRLATHLIPTVNGDLQIVTLPWLTRSTLLTRPETEGLSLEAINLLLLKKLQPILEGEIRSLDPQLPTILLAHLMADRATFGAEKTLSVGKGFTIPLALINRPEFNYVALGHVHKHQNLNPHNNPPIVYPGSIERVDFGEEKEDKGYIWLEISKGKVNWQFCPLSARPFKTIKVDVTEAEDPQAELLMAIAKTTIDDAVVRLIYQIRSEQLEQIDNRKLQEALKPSHSYTIRPELVSQLARPRLPELGVGSALDPLAALRTYLENKKDIKGLMPDLMEAAEHLLSANEEHWLETVGD, encoded by the coding sequence ATGTTAAAAGTCCTGCATCTTTCTGACATTCATCTGGGCAGTGGTTTTTCCCATGGGCACATTAATCCGGCTACGGGGCTAAATACGAGGTTAGAAGATTTTATCCAGAGTTTACGGCTTTGCATTGACCGGGCAATTCAAGAGCCGGCGGATGTGGTGCTTTTTGGGGGGGATGCTTTTCCCGATGCCACCCCGCCCCCCTACGTCCAGGAAGCGTTTGCGGCTGAATTTCGCCGTTTGGCCGATGCCCATATTCCCACTGTCCTATTAGTGGGCAACCATGATCAGCATTCCCAGGGCAGTGGGGGAGCTAGTCTTTGCATCTATCGCACCCTGGCGGTACCCGGCTTCATCGTTGGCGATCGCCTGGCCACCCATTTAATTCCCACGGTGAATGGGGATTTGCAAATTGTTACCCTGCCTTGGTTGACCCGTTCGACTCTGTTAACCAGGCCGGAAACGGAGGGATTGTCCCTAGAAGCAATTAACTTGCTCTTGCTGAAAAAGTTACAACCCATTTTGGAAGGAGAAATCCGGAGCTTAGATCCCCAGCTACCCACAATTTTGTTGGCCCATTTAATGGCAGACCGGGCCACCTTTGGAGCGGAGAAAACCCTCTCCGTAGGTAAAGGTTTTACTATTCCCCTAGCCTTAATTAATCGGCCCGAATTTAATTACGTTGCTTTGGGTCATGTCCACAAACACCAAAATCTCAATCCCCACAACAATCCCCCCATTGTTTATCCCGGTAGCATTGAGCGGGTGGACTTTGGTGAAGAAAAGGAAGATAAAGGCTATATTTGGCTGGAAATTAGCAAGGGAAAAGTAAATTGGCAATTTTGTCCTCTGTCCGCCCGTCCCTTTAAAACCATTAAGGTCGATGTAACGGAGGCCGAAGATCCCCAGGCTGAATTATTAATGGCGATCGCCAAAACAACCATTGATGATGCGGTGGTACGGCTAATTTACCAAATTCGTTCTGAACAGCTAGAACAAATAGATAACCGCAAATTACAGGAGGCTTTGAAACCGAGCCATTCCTACACCATCCGCCCAGAATTGGTGAGTCAGTTGGCCAGGCCCCGATTGCCAGAATTGGGGGTTGGTTCCGCCCTTGATCCCCTCGCCGCCCTGCGCACCTATCTGGAAAACAAAAAAGACATTAAAGGACTAATGCCCGACCTAATGGAGGCGGCCGAGCATTTACTCAGTGCCAATGAAGAGCATTGGCTAGAGACAGTGGGAGACTGA
- a CDS encoding flavin reductase family protein codes for MLDEQAKKTLLRKIPHGLYVCGVKSGDEANGFTASWVMQGSFEPPLVVNCVRTDSISHRLLQESGQFALSFLAADQKDVAAQFFKPQRRVGDKFENFDVLDAPETGCPVLKDCLGYVECRVVGSVAHGDHTVFVGEVIGAQVFNEGEPLLLESTGWNYGG; via the coding sequence GTGCTAGACGAACAAGCCAAGAAAACTCTCCTGCGTAAAATTCCCCACGGACTCTACGTCTGTGGCGTTAAATCTGGAGACGAAGCTAACGGTTTCACCGCTAGTTGGGTAATGCAGGGCTCCTTTGAGCCTCCCCTCGTGGTTAACTGCGTGCGCACTGACTCTATTTCCCATCGGCTGTTGCAGGAAAGTGGTCAGTTTGCCCTCAGCTTTCTGGCGGCGGACCAAAAAGATGTGGCGGCGCAATTTTTTAAGCCCCAACGCCGGGTCGGAGACAAGTTTGAAAACTTTGATGTGCTTGATGCCCCCGAAACTGGTTGCCCTGTGCTCAAAGATTGCTTAGGCTATGTGGAATGCCGGGTGGTAGGCTCTGTGGCCCACGGCGATCACACCGTTTTTGTCGGTGAAGTGATTGGCGCCCAAGTTTTCAACGAAGGAGAGCCTTTATTGCTGGAAAGTACCGGCTGGAACTACGGCGGTTAA
- the fba gene encoding class II fructose-bisphosphate aldolase (catalyzes the reversible aldol condensation of dihydroxyacetonephosphate and glyceraldehyde 3-phosphate in the Calvin cycle, glycolysis, and/or gluconeogenesis), which produces MALVPMRLLLDHAAENGYGIPAFNVNNMEQIISIMQAADETNSPVILQASRGARSYAGENFLRHLVLGAVETYPHIPIAMHQDHGNSPATCYSAIRNGFTSVMMDGSLEADAKTPASFEYNVNVTAEVVKVAHSVGASVEGELGCLGSLETGQGEAEDGHGFEGKLDHSQLLTDPEEAVEFVNKTQVDALAVAIGTSHGAYKFTRKPTGEVLAISRIEEIHRLLPNTHLVMHGSSSVPQEWIDMINQYGGAIPETYGVPVEEIQKGIKSGVRKVNIDTDNRLAITAAFREAAAKDPKNFDPRHFLKPSIKYMKQICADRYQQFWTAGNASKIKQLTLDDYAAKYAKGELTTTSRTSVAV; this is translated from the coding sequence ATGGCTCTCGTCCCAATGCGATTGCTGTTAGACCATGCAGCGGAAAATGGTTATGGCATTCCCGCTTTCAATGTCAACAACATGGAGCAGATCATTTCGATCATGCAGGCCGCTGATGAAACCAACAGCCCTGTAATTTTGCAAGCTTCCCGTGGCGCCCGTAGCTATGCCGGGGAAAATTTTCTGCGCCATTTAGTTTTGGGGGCGGTCGAAACCTATCCTCACATTCCCATTGCCATGCACCAAGACCATGGTAATAGCCCCGCTACCTGCTATTCCGCCATCCGTAATGGTTTCACCAGTGTGATGATGGATGGTTCTTTGGAAGCCGACGCCAAAACCCCCGCTAGCTTTGAGTACAACGTTAATGTAACCGCTGAAGTGGTTAAGGTAGCCCACTCCGTTGGGGCCAGTGTAGAAGGGGAATTGGGTTGCTTAGGTTCCTTGGAAACCGGTCAAGGGGAAGCGGAAGACGGCCACGGTTTTGAAGGGAAATTAGACCACTCCCAACTGTTGACTGATCCCGAGGAAGCGGTGGAATTCGTTAACAAAACCCAGGTGGATGCCCTCGCTGTGGCGATCGGTACCAGCCATGGTGCCTATAAATTTACCCGTAAGCCCACTGGGGAAGTTTTGGCCATTAGCCGCATTGAAGAAATTCACCGTCTACTGCCCAATACCCACTTGGTAATGCACGGTTCTTCTTCCGTTCCCCAGGAATGGATTGACATGATTAACCAATACGGTGGTGCCATCCCCGAAACCTATGGTGTGCCCGTAGAAGAAATTCAAAAGGGTATTAAGAGCGGTGTTCGCAAAGTAAACATCGACACCGATAACCGCTTGGCCATCACCGCCGCTTTCCGGGAAGCCGCCGCCAAGGATCCCAAGAACTTTGATCCCCGTCACTTCCTCAAGCCTTCTATCAAGTATATGAAGCAGATTTGTGCCGACCGTTATCAACAGTTCTGGACTGCTGGTAATGCTTCTAAGATCAAGCAATTGACCTTGGATGACTACGCTGCTAAATATGCCAAAGGTGAGTTGACTACCACTTCCCGCACTTCTGTTGCTGTTTAG
- a CDS encoding glutathionylspermidine synthase family protein has translation MQPIKISRRPRWRQHIQDNAYQADVLSDAAQQYWVETLSQPFAIQFSPQEETAIAIASEKLWQMCVEFLDWFFDEDDDSAVDERLAQLKIRSEYWPALKKSWHRTDPVEDLSLATRFDLVVTEDGQIKLIEINGETPLLGAETVYQWNWLVDYQRNHNQGAYALPANASQFNEYWERTAGQWRRIYEEYDLLRTGISFLVDEQLEEDSEMAMQLIQILHDEVDENVYTQLVYLRGLENDRGQLIQRGLGLDEDGYFIDHANERISILWKIYDWSDLQNDMANAGCTEALAQRLAVGDTKVIEPLWKQILSNKGAMALIWQEFKQSEYAEYLLPTYFESDISLEATRLLLEGLHVRKPLLGMEGIGVSIELGAGAVEKRPTYGYGEEGFIIQEYIELPQAFDYHYMVGSWVIDDTAAGIILRGDTSQITGRHCLIIPHIVAEDFLSIS, from the coding sequence ATGCAACCGATCAAAATTAGTCGTCGTCCCCGCTGGCGTCAGCATATTCAGGACAATGCCTATCAAGCGGATGTGCTCAGTGATGCGGCCCAGCAATATTGGGTGGAAACCCTGTCCCAACCCTTTGCCATCCAATTCAGCCCCCAGGAAGAAACGGCGATCGCCATTGCGAGTGAAAAACTTTGGCAAATGTGTGTGGAATTTCTAGACTGGTTTTTTGATGAGGATGATGATTCCGCCGTTGATGAAAGGTTAGCCCAGTTAAAAATTCGCTCTGAATATTGGCCTGCTCTGAAAAAAAGTTGGCATCGCACCGATCCAGTGGAAGATTTGAGTTTAGCTACCCGTTTTGATCTAGTGGTCACCGAAGATGGTCAGATTAAATTAATTGAAATTAATGGGGAAACGCCACTATTGGGAGCGGAAACGGTTTACCAATGGAATTGGTTAGTGGACTACCAACGCAACCACAATCAAGGGGCCTATGCTTTACCGGCCAATGCTAGTCAGTTTAATGAATATTGGGAAAGAACGGCGGGGCAATGGCGCAGAATTTATGAAGAATATGATTTACTCCGCACAGGCATTTCCTTTCTGGTGGATGAACAACTAGAAGAAGATAGTGAAATGGCAATGCAATTAATCCAAATTCTGCACGATGAAGTGGATGAAAATGTTTACACCCAATTGGTTTATCTAAGGGGTTTAGAAAATGATCGGGGTCAATTAATCCAAAGGGGCTTGGGTTTAGATGAGGACGGTTATTTCATTGACCATGCTAATGAAAGAATTTCTATTTTATGGAAAATATATGATTGGTCGGATTTGCAAAATGATATGGCCAATGCTGGTTGCACTGAGGCGTTAGCCCAACGTTTAGCGGTGGGAGATACAAAAGTAATTGAACCTTTATGGAAACAAATTTTATCTAACAAAGGGGCCATGGCTTTAATTTGGCAAGAATTCAAACAGAGTGAGTATGCTGAATATCTCCTGCCCACTTATTTTGAGAGTGATATTTCCCTAGAAGCAACCCGTTTATTATTGGAGGGCTTACACGTTCGTAAACCTTTGTTGGGTATGGAAGGCATTGGTGTTTCCATTGAGTTGGGGGCTGGAGCAGTGGAAAAACGGCCTACCTATGGTTATGGTGAGGAGGGTTTTATTATCCAAGAATATATTGAACTGCCCCAGGCCTTTGACTACCATTACATGGTGGGGAGTTGGGTTATTGATGATACGGCGGCTGGCATTATTTTACGGGGAGATACTTCGCAAATTACAGGTCGTCATTGTTTGATTATTCCCCATATTGTGGCCGAAGACTTTTTATCGATTAGTTAA